The DNA region GGCCCTGGTGATTTTCAGAAGCGTTCTGCGTTCGAgtctaaaaatgaaaatgttcaatGATGACAATTACTCTaaaatacgagcgcaacctgtcaaagcctgttgcAAGCCTCGACAGTTGGAAAGTTCCGAGGGCTACAGGCACACAATGTCCCGGAACATCCCAGGGGGAACTCGGGCCGCCTTCGGGTGaggggtaattttgacgtttgatcgcCTATTAACGTGAGGACTTCCATCAtcgccatgatttttcgttcaaagtaataaattttgtgtcgctatcaatattttgacaaaattccttcaacaagttgttcagAATAGTACCATACATGTGTTGATACTTTTTggaaacgattatcccattccttgtaaagttatggaaatcgtcattaatcaatgattgccaactaggacgtcaatgattgtaccacaaactttaacaaattttgaaacacatttgacttggatcaaaaattccttcagtggcttcaagaaggcaacaaacggcacatgctgattcattttggtccAGAacttcgttaaattgaattcaatacagagcattttagagtgatgatcaattttcttcgaaaatgatcaacggcttcaccttaaagggtgcaatattataaaatattatatACTTACTCATTTTCATTAACTATAACACCAACATTGCCGTCAACGTTTTCGAACAATGTCGTGGTAACGCGCAATACAAGGAGGTCATCGTAATCGAGAGATACCAAGCAAGTGTGCGATTTTCAGACTTTCgctttttagtttttatatttcCAGCATTTGAATCATGGTGGCGGCTTTCAACTGTGCCCACTATGCACTAAAAATACATCAACCAGTATGCAGCAGTGGCTTCTTACACTTATCGCGGAATTCTTTAGTGGGCAGCCTTGCTGGCCAGTCGCTTGTCGCGCTCCTCGGCGATGGACAGCTTGACACCCTTGCCCTTCGGCAGCGAGATGAACGCCTTGGTGCCCTTGCCGATGATGAACACGTTGGTCAGCCGGGTGGCGAAAACGTGTCCGGTCGAGTCCTTGATGTGTACGATCTCGAACGATCCCGGGTGCTTCTCACGCTGGATCACGGTACCGCAACGACCCAAATTTCTTCCGCCGGTGATCATGCACAGATTGCCGGGCTCGAACTTGAGCACGTCCATCACCTTGCCGGTCGCGATGTCGTACTGGATCGAATCGTTCTGGTGGATGATCGGATCCGGGTAGCGGATGGTGCGCCCGTCGTGGGTCAGGATGAACGGCACCTTCTTCGGGCCGATCTGGACGCGCTTCACCTTCAGTAGCTTGTACTTGGCCTCCTCCGGGGTGATGCGGTGGACGGTGAAACGGCCCTTGACGTCGTAGATCAGGCGGAAGTTCTCGCTGGTCTTGTCGATGGTGATGACGTCTGCAACAATTGAAGGGGAAGTGTTGTTAGATGAAGTGTTTTCATGGACAAATGCTTATTTGGACAACTTTTTAAATCCAGATTGTCTGTTTGAGTTTGCTTAGCTATGATATTAAGCAATAAACTAGCGACTAAATTAATTtctgtaaattaaatttcaagctagaatgtttttattatttaatattagagaaaaagaaaaatatgcCTATTCTAATCACATTTCTATTACCGGGCTACCATCACTTTGGTGTTAAATTAcagattttaatcaaaaattttgaatgccTCGTTTAGTATTGATAAAACATAATATATCTTAAATCAAACTTAGCAAACAACTTCTCTTTaatgatttcttgaaaaatattaacCCTCCAAAgcaatttcgagtttttttaatcacgtaaaatcaaaacaataaacaGGGTGACCAtacaaatcccattttcaaattcccgactttttcccgacttgtCCAAAatctcaaataataggcatttcatATCAAAAGtatgatttcaaataaaaaactttttataaatGTAAAATATAGAAGTCAAtagcaaccaaaaaaaaactccaaatgaatttaaaaaaaaataaaattattgacaattttcgtaaaaacagaaatttgagcatgagcatgagagaccacccatggttgtccttctccgttgctgaacagaaccgtaatatcctttcagaactactgatcataggcttcgactatcaagtggtatttcccttatcagcagcatgtatgaatgcgctgaaaagataaaatgccaaaacaagatcagttgcgaataggtaacagtcattggccaccaacggcgcccgccatgtcagtttgtagatctcgattttaagggacgggaatggtagttagcgcaggttgctactagggcagctgatttactcgtGCTTACACCctacgagcgccaggaacctgaaaacttgttagtaggatagggtgtttggtcaggattcagcatagaagatgatgatgcgacccaaaatcatagtgtttgttgaaaggtgttatatattattctcaaggcaaacaatcggatgctgcggatgagacatttcccgttaatcggttgttaaattttaaatgaaatggtctagtcttagacagccggctgtgctgtggaaagataaaaccaaataatatttatttataaaatgaggtgttaaacgcaatgctgcaatgatagcgtagtctgatttttaattatataatcatttaattcataaatttgttacggaatagacgatACGAACTCAACcagagctacgatgctatggagagggcttaacacacaaacaaccgtcGTCGTGCCCTttgagctacggagctatgggaaggtattttcaacacaaaaaagactcgcgcaccacacgacgttcttgatgaatcaaaataattttgttacgcggTAAACCTAACTAACTCAATCGTCAACTTGCCATCCAATCAGCGATGATGAAGAAAGGGCTTTAAGCACACAATAACTCACCGATTAATATGAATAATTTtcgtaaaaacagaaatttcacaacaaaatccaaaaaaaaaaccttttaaaaatggaagcactcattattttgattcagattagaaacacaaacaattctagagttttttttttttttttttttttgaaaaagtccaataaacccaatttccagtttttgctttttgggtgtttttgaaaccgccttgaatcaggggtattgaaaaacgaccaaaaagcaaatactgaaaatttgtttattggaccatttaaaaaaaactccagaattagtctttgcaaaataaccaaaagtttaaaaatatttataatttcaatgtttatttttaaattggaaaTGACAAATAGCTAaagataactaaatttaaaattttattctttattttaaaacatgattgCTACTATTATTCTTTCAAAGAATTCAGAAAATATCAAGGATTACATAAACAATGTTTTTACAAAGtttccttttatttttaattatttaattttgttaatattgattttttgaattgatgTTTATTGATCTAGTTGTCAGTATTTAaatgccttattttttttttcaatgaaaaaaaaaacagtttggtAAGATTCTTTGTTTTACcacttattttatgtgaaattatcGAAAGAATAAATTCTTCAGACATATTTGGAATAACTTATACCAACAtttgttggttatttttttgcaaattcaatattttttcatgttttcaaaacgtaaaaaagtattttttttttttcattcggaACGAAcaacaaatagatttttttactatttaagttttccgataactgaaaatcaagcttaatttacccatactcacaaaaaagttcaagggaaacatttggaaaaaaaaatgtgaaatgatttaatgaatttagtttaacaattgaaaatattttccacaaaaaacaagttggaatctttttttaaatatacaatCCAATGTGATAAAATGAAACAGAATCATACGTTTAAAATCAGGCTCagtttttatattagtttttcattaactttgttattgttttaagTTGGAGTGAAGACAAGAGGAAATGTTTGATAAACAATTACAAattaattaaggggttacatacatgtaaaaatcacaaaatttcatataaccaaaaatttattacatccacttgaaaaatgaatttcaataactcctaaaagtttcatgaagatatttaatgatttaactcagttagagacgatttaagctcagaatttcgccatgcgcaaagcaaactgtctaactttctgagcgtttttctctaaacaccgaattgatttacgggtgccacgatatctcgagatgggataaaccaaattggctgaaatttttggtgaagactcccaagacatttcccgtgtgcatgacgaagcccgatttcgaaattttgaattttcaaaaaataaaaaaattagaaactagcgattttttatatgaaaaacacaaaaatatttgtatcttttttttttttt from Culex quinquefasciatus strain JHB chromosome 3, VPISU_Cqui_1.0_pri_paternal, whole genome shotgun sequence includes:
- the LOC6034613 gene encoding 40S ribosomal protein S4, encoding MARGPKKHLKRLNAPRGWMLDKTGGTFAPRPSTGPHKLRESLPLVIFLRNRLKYALTNNEVTRIVMQRHIKIDGKVRTDINYPAGFMDVITIDKTSENFRLIYDVKGRFTVHRITPEEAKYKLLKVKRVQIGPKKVPFILTHDGRTIRYPDPIIHQNDSIQYDIATGKVMDVLKFEPGNLCMITGGRNLGRCGTVIQREKHPGSFEIVHIKDSTGHVFATRLTNVFIIGKGTKAFISLPKGKGVKLSIAEERDKRLASKAAH